Proteins encoded together in one Thermococcus barophilus MP window:
- a CDS encoding nitroreductase family protein, with protein MELFEVLRRRRSIRRFQEKAVPREIIEKLLEAAFLSPSSYNKRPWHFIVVDDRELLKKLSKAKLGASGLATASVAIVVTADESRSDVWIEDASIAAEHIQLAAVALGLGSFWIQIRNRMHDEEKTAEEYVRDLLNIPKNYRVLCIIGIGYPAEKKRPHGKDIFEWEKVSYNRFGEHFKD; from the coding sequence GTGGAGCTCTTCGAAGTTCTTAGAAGAAGGAGAAGCATAAGACGCTTTCAAGAAAAAGCTGTGCCGAGAGAGATCATCGAAAAGCTTCTTGAGGCAGCTTTTCTCTCACCAAGCTCCTACAACAAGAGGCCCTGGCATTTCATAGTTGTTGATGATAGGGAGTTGCTCAAAAAGCTCTCAAAAGCAAAGCTGGGTGCTTCTGGGCTGGCAACAGCATCAGTGGCAATAGTTGTGACGGCAGATGAAAGCAGAAGCGATGTATGGATCGAGGATGCAAGCATAGCAGCAGAACACATTCAATTAGCAGCGGTTGCCTTAGGTTTAGGTTCGTTCTGGATCCAAATCAGAAACAGGATGCATGATGAGGAAAAGACTGCAGAGGAATACGTCAGAGATCTCCTTAACATTCCAAAGAACTATCGTGTGTTGTGCATCATTGGAATCGGGTACCCAGCCGAAAAAAAGAGGCCCCACGGAAAAGACATTTTTGAATGGGAAAAAGTTAGCTATAACAGATTCGGCGAGCATTTCAAAGATTGA
- a CDS encoding DUF302 domain-containing protein — translation MFRYRKKVGLSFEEAEKKFKEELKKRGYKVVLEMNASEVIKRNVGAEFEPYKIFYICNPKVFYEMTKREYEIGSFAPCPVILYKKEDNVYFAINTAEEVLDIIREPLEVVKDTLKEL, via the coding sequence ATGTTCAGATACAGAAAAAAGGTTGGATTAAGCTTTGAAGAGGCTGAAAAGAAGTTCAAAGAAGAACTCAAAAAGAGGGGCTACAAAGTTGTCTTAGAAATGAACGCAAGTGAAGTTATAAAGAGAAATGTTGGAGCGGAATTCGAACCGTATAAAATCTTCTATATCTGCAATCCCAAGGTCTTCTATGAAATGACAAAGAGAGAATACGAAATTGGATCTTTTGCTCCATGCCCAGTTATTCTTTACAAGAAGGAGGACAACGTTTACTTTGCAATAAATACCGCCGAAGAAGTCCTCGACATCATCAGAGAGCCTCTTGAAGTCGTTAAGGACACTCTCAAGGAGCTTTAA
- a CDS encoding M48 family metallopeptidase, giving the protein MHEVEIDGKKIKYELILRPVRYMRIYVHPEGYLRIVSPTQNVKPILKSKEHWILKNLEKVERGKTLASRGFPLFGRFYEVRECRKTEIFNDVICVSNLESLKRKIKRELKKKIDKIIEKRTEEIGKKPNKMFIRVQKNKWGSCSSKGNLSLNIALAALPEELLDYVVTHELAHLLELNHSKHFWKLVAKIHPDYKKKRDELKLWWVIVNNNELWKKILGG; this is encoded by the coding sequence ATGCACGAAGTTGAAATCGACGGCAAGAAAATCAAATACGAATTAATTCTACGTCCTGTCCGATATATGAGAATTTATGTCCACCCTGAAGGTTATCTGAGAATAGTCTCCCCAACTCAGAATGTAAAGCCCATTCTGAAATCAAAGGAACACTGGATTTTAAAAAATCTTGAAAAAGTTGAAAGAGGAAAGACGTTGGCATCCCGTGGATTCCCGCTTTTTGGAAGATTCTATGAAGTTCGGGAGTGCAGAAAGACCGAGATTTTTAATGATGTCATTTGTGTTTCAAACCTTGAAAGCCTGAAAAGAAAAATCAAAAGGGAGCTTAAAAAGAAAATTGACAAAATAATTGAGAAGAGAACAGAAGAAATTGGAAAAAAGCCTAACAAGATGTTCATCAGAGTTCAGAAAAACAAGTGGGGCAGTTGCTCATCAAAAGGAAATTTAAGCCTTAACATAGCACTTGCAGCTCTTCCAGAGGAGCTTTTGGATTATGTCGTAACCCATGAGCTTGCCCATCTGTTGGAGCTGAACCACTCCAAACACTTCTGGAAGCTTGTGGCAAAAATCCACCCAGATTATAAGAAAAAGAGGGATGAGCTAAAGCTGTGGTGGGTAATCGTTAATAACAATGAGCTGTGGAAAAAGATTTTGGGTGGGTAG
- a CDS encoding MBL fold metallo-hydrolase, producing the protein MKVIVLGSGSYSGTPKPLCSCENCVRARKYPQHRRTRFSVFIPEIKALIDPSPDLHYHLEHLNMDVKRVFITHAHFDHIAGLPELQIFKGVKFYSHEYAVNTAKHLQELFLGERDWEYIPLEFNRWYDFGFRVYHFPTIHQPIKAAGGFVIEIGKKKIAITGDTGPEILGDENAIEIMKGSDLLIAEMTKKHSVPKTHLGVEDAIKLAQKVEAKKTVFAHISHSNYTQERLEDMVRDHGYIIARDFMYVEV; encoded by the coding sequence ATGAAGGTGATAGTCCTGGGTTCTGGCTCATATAGTGGAACCCCTAAACCCCTGTGCAGCTGTGAAAACTGCGTTAGAGCGAGAAAATACCCACAGCACAGAAGAACGAGGTTCTCGGTCTTCATTCCGGAGATAAAAGCGTTGATCGATCCATCACCCGATCTGCACTACCACCTGGAACATTTGAACATGGATGTGAAAAGGGTTTTCATAACTCATGCCCACTTTGATCACATAGCTGGGCTTCCAGAACTGCAGATTTTCAAGGGAGTTAAGTTTTACTCGCACGAATATGCGGTAAATACTGCAAAACATTTGCAGGAGCTTTTCTTAGGTGAGAGAGACTGGGAGTACATACCCTTAGAATTCAACCGCTGGTATGACTTTGGATTCAGAGTCTATCACTTCCCAACGATACATCAACCAATAAAGGCTGCTGGAGGATTTGTTATTGAGATTGGAAAGAAGAAGATTGCAATTACTGGAGATACTGGGCCCGAGATTTTAGGTGATGAGAATGCCATAGAGATTATGAAAGGATCCGATCTGCTCATAGCAGAAATGACTAAGAAACACTCTGTGCCGAAAACCCATCTTGGGGTTGAAGATGCAATAAAGCTGGCACAAAAAGTTGAGGCTAAGAAGACGGTTTTTGCCCACATAAGCCACAGCAACTACACTCAAGAGAGGCTTGAAGATATGGTTAGAGATCATGGCTACATAATTGCAAGGGACTTTATGTATGTGGAGGTTTAG
- a CDS encoding Druantia anti-phage system protein DruA, translating into MNEQNLDEIREKLISYFHELGFLVNPHLKPKDYSKDFLRLLHSKRRIEQLYKHKDFLEQYYPLIREYYKDMEINLEDIKLEVKFVERGTEEYILFKWWNLVWWSLPYEKSVGRRIYYMLFDKYHNLPFGLVVLQSPILYCKARDEYLGITKETRDYWINQSLYGQRIGALPPYNKIFGGKMVSMSLASVEIRKRYREKYKNKVTAKKKRILPARLLFIYTLSAYGRSKLYEDLYYDTLPLSIFVGYSSGAGTFHITDGIYKELLKILGENVNTSTFVSPSRKLKLVSRAFRILGLYGFEYHNIKRGVYLFPHVNNLREVINNNERPKWRNIKFENLFEHWLQNYVPDKLKRKKIKVSWGKLIKSVDYPFDKSKIHSF; encoded by the coding sequence ATGAACGAGCAAAACTTAGATGAAATTAGAGAAAAGCTTATTTCGTATTTTCATGAACTAGGCTTTTTAGTAAATCCTCATTTAAAACCCAAAGACTACTCAAAGGACTTTCTGAGACTGTTACATAGCAAAAGACGAATAGAACAATTATACAAACATAAAGATTTTCTGGAACAATATTATCCCCTTATTAGAGAGTACTACAAGGACATGGAAATCAATCTGGAAGATATAAAACTTGAAGTTAAGTTTGTTGAAAGAGGGACAGAGGAATATATTTTATTTAAATGGTGGAATCTTGTATGGTGGAGTTTACCTTATGAAAAATCCGTTGGTCGGAGAATTTATTACATGCTTTTTGACAAGTATCACAATCTTCCTTTTGGATTAGTTGTTTTACAAAGCCCAATATTATATTGTAAAGCAAGAGATGAGTATTTGGGTATTACAAAAGAAACTCGGGACTATTGGATTAATCAATCATTGTATGGACAGAGAATTGGTGCTCTTCCACCATATAATAAAATTTTCGGTGGAAAAATGGTTTCTATGTCTTTAGCATCTGTTGAAATTCGAAAAAGATATAGGGAAAAATACAAAAACAAAGTTACAGCAAAGAAAAAAAGAATCCTCCCTGCAAGGCTTTTGTTTATATATACCTTAAGTGCTTATGGACGAAGTAAGCTATACGAGGATTTGTACTATGACACGCTTCCTCTTAGTATCTTTGTTGGATATAGTAGCGGTGCTGGAACCTTTCATATCACAGATGGGATTTATAAAGAACTTCTTAAGATTCTAGGTGAGAATGTTAATACCTCAACATTTGTCAGTCCTTCTAGAAAACTAAAACTGGTCTCAAGGGCATTTAGAATATTAGGACTCTATGGGTTTGAGTACCATAATATAAAGAGAGGAGTCTATTTATTTCCACATGTAAATAACTTAAGAGAGGTAATTAACAATAACGAAAGACCAAAATGGAGGAATATTAAATTTGAGAATTTATTTGAGCATTGGTTACAAAATTATGTCCCAGATAAATTAAAGAGAAAAAAAATTAAGGTGTCTTGGGGCAAACTGATAAAATCTGTTGATTATCCATTTGATAAATCTAAGATTCATAGTTTCTAA
- a CDS encoding ATP-binding protein: protein MNESIKEKIESGISRSADWIGVVISPSTNLTLNVELLETAYEKGIVGNPCVIPFSQDGLPTYALGQITSIQLRNPHIERHPIQKIISVRGEANPLTTKHDTRQIEIGISAVYSVQEDKVIPTRMASVPPTGTRVYLLSQEILDALMEPHKDELFYVGKIYNTNIYLPMIFKHFGKSDDGRGLGEAYHIGVFGKTGSGKSYMARMLIIAYARHPEMSIVVLDPQGEFSKEIKENGILRKILQQKLNRKVEVWPITNISLSDPGTFKKILMVSGFLHKMGIKSPENQEIAADLIVSYLQNPKNYEKKKKEKITYHLSRTSLIPTSIETAHHRGVFMKVIEFIQLEDTLKRIYASEDRRRRIVTAIETRFEELYEDWKRITLLFAKDVESKLPLQQLIQKIAYEKVILFIDLSEQGAEEIFWNDKIQRLVLNDIINALKQVGNEKFKQGEQLNTLVVIDEAHRFAPRERQEEEELEALRINFVDAVRTTRKYGLGWMFISQTIASLHPELINQMRVYFFGYGLSWGSELRTLKEIVGGGMNNNYLALYQSFKDPQSSAVLGEREYPFMVFGPVSPLSVSGAPLFITALKYDSEFLVANNLSIK from the coding sequence ATGAATGAAAGTATCAAAGAAAAAATCGAGAGTGGAATCTCTAGAAGTGCCGATTGGATTGGGGTTGTAATATCTCCTTCAACAAATCTTACCTTAAACGTTGAGTTACTTGAAACTGCCTATGAAAAGGGTATCGTTGGAAATCCTTGTGTAATACCGTTCTCTCAAGATGGCTTGCCTACCTATGCTCTAGGACAAATAACTTCAATCCAGTTGAGAAACCCCCACATTGAAAGGCATCCAATTCAAAAGATAATTAGTGTCAGAGGGGAAGCAAATCCATTAACAACAAAACATGATACTAGACAAATAGAAATTGGAATTAGTGCAGTTTATTCTGTTCAAGAAGACAAGGTCATTCCGACAAGAATGGCCTCAGTTCCGCCTACTGGGACAAGGGTTTATTTACTAAGTCAAGAAATTTTAGATGCTCTTATGGAGCCACATAAAGATGAATTGTTTTATGTTGGTAAGATATACAATACTAATATTTACCTACCTATGATATTCAAGCATTTTGGAAAGAGTGATGATGGCCGCGGATTAGGCGAGGCGTATCATATTGGGGTGTTTGGTAAAACTGGTTCAGGAAAATCATACATGGCAAGGATGTTAATTATTGCATATGCTAGACATCCAGAAATGTCAATAGTTGTTCTAGATCCTCAAGGAGAGTTTTCAAAAGAAATTAAGGAGAATGGAATTTTAAGGAAAATTTTACAACAAAAATTAAACCGAAAAGTGGAAGTTTGGCCTATAACAAATATCTCATTAAGTGATCCAGGAACATTTAAGAAGATTTTAATGGTTTCTGGATTTTTACATAAAATGGGAATAAAGTCTCCAGAAAATCAGGAAATAGCAGCGGATTTAATTGTTAGTTATTTACAGAATCCTAAGAATTACGAGAAAAAGAAAAAGGAAAAAATTACATATCATTTATCTCGAACCTCTTTAATACCTACAAGCATTGAAACCGCTCATCATAGGGGAGTTTTTATGAAAGTTATAGAATTTATTCAACTTGAAGACACTCTTAAGAGGATATACGCATCTGAAGATAGACGACGCAGAATAGTTACTGCTATTGAGACACGTTTTGAAGAGCTATATGAAGATTGGAAAAGAATTACATTACTATTTGCCAAGGATGTTGAAAGCAAGTTACCTCTACAACAGCTTATTCAAAAAATAGCATATGAGAAAGTCATTCTGTTTATTGATTTATCTGAACAAGGTGCAGAGGAAATATTTTGGAATGATAAGATACAGAGATTAGTCCTAAATGATATTATCAATGCCCTTAAGCAAGTTGGTAACGAGAAATTTAAACAAGGTGAGCAACTTAACACATTGGTCGTAATTGATGAGGCGCATAGATTTGCTCCAAGAGAACGACAAGAGGAGGAAGAACTTGAGGCACTAAGAATTAACTTTGTAGATGCAGTAAGGACGACAAGAAAATATGGTCTAGGATGGATGTTTATAAGTCAAACAATAGCAAGCCTACATCCAGAATTAATTAATCAAATGAGAGTGTATTTCTTTGGATATGGGCTCTCTTGGGGTTCAGAGCTTAGGACATTAAAAGAAATTGTTGGAGGAGGAATGAATAATAACTATCTAGCTCTGTACCAGTCCTTTAAAGATCCACAAAGTTCTGCAGTGTTGGGAGAAAGAGAATATCCATTTATGGTATTTGGCCCAGTATCTCCCTTATCAGTTTCAGGCGCACCCTTGTTTATAACTGCCCTAAAATACGATAGTGAATTCCTAGTGGCAAATAATTTAAGTATCAAGTAA
- a CDS encoding DNA double-strand break repair nuclease NurA: MQMRDKKQTYLDFLPEAMVDEMIKQYRCDVFSKVDSYLKKLQSLKRDIRYYLDEEGLLRSSGEILEYRGIDPTVCGVDGAYAISKQIALDVVGIAAVAVEGLPPYEKRLWEKPHHIAKIFPVEHKSKTSTLATGLMFSYELELATKAPHNVVFIDGSLTTHLIKTGMSFSILDSEDIPSTLRDIYIERAEDTLKNYLKVVTSPKSDQVFAGVPKYSSRNEICMHLIENYPELLKVIPLNTYNDKALLSLILKPEEIVGPIRLQKYKEEGKWHLSGKTQMAKFIGPHYEDYVSRIISALEDLYVIYYKPSSSQPALRVEIPKNVAKNKARLSLVIKALQDQSKFPGIIEPYPLYLADLFVKHLGGALSEIKDIVLSDLAVLDLEMNPVDVLLAMHEYRSVGGYE; this comes from the coding sequence ATGCAAATGCGAGATAAAAAACAAACATATCTTGATTTTCTTCCTGAAGCGATGGTTGATGAAATGATTAAACAGTATAGATGTGATGTTTTTTCAAAAGTAGATAGTTATCTAAAAAAGTTACAAAGTTTAAAAAGAGACATTAGGTACTACCTAGATGAGGAAGGCTTATTAAGAAGTAGTGGGGAAATATTAGAATATCGGGGTATTGATCCAACAGTTTGTGGTGTTGATGGAGCATACGCAATTAGCAAGCAAATAGCTTTAGACGTTGTAGGAATAGCAGCAGTAGCTGTAGAAGGATTACCTCCTTATGAAAAGCGGTTATGGGAAAAACCTCATCATATAGCAAAGATTTTTCCTGTAGAACATAAATCCAAGACTTCTACATTAGCAACAGGATTAATGTTTTCATATGAGTTAGAACTTGCAACAAAAGCTCCCCATAATGTAGTCTTTATCGACGGATCATTAACAACTCACTTAATAAAGACAGGAATGTCTTTTTCGATATTGGACAGTGAGGATATACCAAGCACTCTGCGGGATATTTACATCGAAAGGGCAGAGGATACCTTAAAAAACTATCTAAAAGTTGTAACCTCTCCCAAAAGCGACCAAGTATTTGCAGGAGTACCCAAATATAGCAGCAGGAATGAAATCTGTATGCATTTAATTGAGAATTATCCAGAATTATTAAAAGTGATACCCCTCAACACATACAATGATAAAGCGCTTTTGTCTCTTATATTAAAGCCAGAAGAAATTGTTGGTCCAATCAGGCTTCAAAAATACAAAGAGGAAGGGAAATGGCACCTCAGTGGAAAAACTCAAATGGCAAAATTTATTGGACCACATTATGAGGATTATGTAAGTCGTATAATCTCGGCATTAGAAGATCTTTATGTAATTTATTACAAACCTTCCTCATCTCAACCTGCTTTGAGGGTTGAAATACCAAAAAATGTAGCAAAAAATAAAGCTCGTTTGTCACTAGTTATAAAAGCATTGCAAGATCAATCTAAATTCCCAGGAATAATAGAACCATATCCCCTATATCTAGCTGATTTGTTTGTTAAACATCTCGGAGGAGCGTTAAGTGAAATAAAGGATATTGTACTCTCTGATTTAGCAGTCTTGGATCTTGAAATGAATCCTGTTGATGTTCTTTTGGCTATGCATGAATACCGGAGTGTGGGTGGGTATGAATGA
- a CDS encoding secondary thiamine-phosphate synthase enzyme YjbQ has translation MRVVRKELYLSTRGEIDLIDITHEVERFVEESGITNGQVLIFVPGATGAVVTIEHENGLLEDFKRILKELVPRGQGYKHDLIDNNAHSHLRASLLGPSLVLPIIDGELMRGIWQQIFFVELDVRPRRRRIVLQAIGE, from the coding sequence ATGAGAGTGGTAAGAAAGGAGCTTTACCTTTCCACAAGGGGAGAAATTGACCTTATTGACATAACACATGAAGTTGAGAGGTTTGTAGAGGAAAGCGGAATAACCAATGGACAAGTCTTAATATTTGTCCCGGGAGCTACAGGTGCAGTTGTAACGATTGAACATGAAAATGGTCTCCTTGAGGACTTTAAAAGGATATTAAAAGAGCTTGTTCCAAGAGGACAGGGCTATAAGCATGATCTGATTGACAACAATGCTCATTCTCATCTGAGGGCTTCTCTGCTTGGGCCGTCCTTGGTTCTGCCAATCATTGATGGTGAACTGATGAGAGGCATCTGGCAGCAGATATTCTTCGTTGAGCTTGATGTAAGACCAAGAAGAAGGAGAATAGTCCTGCAGGCTATTGGAGAATGA
- a CDS encoding VanZ family protein, whose protein sequence is MRGKILFAYLIFLFYVNLMPRVPTVPISGGDKIAHFLEFLILGILGYNKAFLLVLPIVLEYLQLFVPGRCFSYYDMIANLIGFGVGVTVGWWYESGKKGALPFHKGRN, encoded by the coding sequence ATGAGGGGCAAAATCCTCTTTGCATATTTGATTTTTCTCTTCTATGTTAATCTAATGCCCCGGGTTCCTACAGTTCCAATAAGCGGAGGAGATAAAATTGCACACTTCTTGGAATTTCTCATTTTGGGAATTCTGGGATATAATAAAGCTTTTCTTCTTGTGTTGCCTATCGTCCTTGAATACCTCCAGCTATTTGTTCCGGGTAGATGCTTTTCGTACTATGATATGATCGCAAACCTAATAGGCTTTGGAGTTGGAGTTACCGTGGGGTGGTGGTATGAGAGTGGTAAGAAAGGAGCTTTACCTTTCCACAAGGGGAGAAATTGA
- a CDS encoding thiamine-phosphate synthase family protein: MGGEMKTPCVFWVEVIMPVLRAKVAQKLYEEGLTQAKIAEYLGITQAMVSKYLAGKYKKLEKDLENKLDEIAGEIANLILYGADRGEIIKFTSRKFFELFHSGFLCKYYAEYAGVEESVCREIFIATPSRSDVLERLNLALSELLQDEKFLQLIPEIRSNIAYALPEPKDFSDVAAVPGRITVVKGKAFALPPEFGVSRHTAKILLELSKVVPEIRSVINIKFNEKIEDALRKAGFKVESIEEKKRDEDKTVELIVQLFKEKGVLDAVIDKGAFGIEPCVYVFGRDPIEVVEKVKKLESHL, from the coding sequence ATGGGGGGAGAGATGAAAACACCGTGTGTCTTTTGGGTTGAAGTAATAATGCCAGTTTTAAGGGCCAAAGTTGCCCAAAAGCTCTATGAAGAGGGACTTACCCAAGCAAAAATAGCCGAGTACTTGGGAATAACTCAAGCCATGGTTAGTAAATATTTGGCGGGGAAATATAAAAAGCTGGAAAAAGATTTGGAGAACAAGCTTGATGAAATTGCAGGGGAAATTGCAAATCTTATACTCTATGGAGCGGATAGAGGTGAGATTATAAAGTTCACATCGAGGAAGTTCTTTGAGCTTTTCCATAGCGGATTTCTCTGCAAATACTATGCAGAATATGCTGGAGTTGAGGAATCCGTTTGCAGGGAGATTTTTATAGCAACACCCTCAAGAAGTGACGTACTGGAAAGACTGAATTTAGCATTAAGTGAACTCTTGCAAGACGAAAAGTTCCTTCAACTGATTCCCGAAATTAGAAGCAACATAGCTTACGCTTTACCAGAACCTAAAGATTTCAGTGATGTGGCAGCAGTTCCTGGGAGGATAACAGTTGTAAAGGGAAAAGCTTTTGCTTTACCACCGGAATTCGGCGTGAGCAGGCATACAGCCAAGATTCTTCTTGAACTCTCAAAGGTTGTCCCGGAGATAAGGAGCGTCATTAATATAAAATTCAATGAGAAAATAGAAGATGCACTCAGAAAAGCGGGATTTAAAGTGGAAAGTATTGAAGAAAAGAAGAGGGACGAAGATAAAACTGTTGAGCTGATAGTCCAGCTTTTTAAAGAAAAAGGAGTCCTGGATGCAGTGATAGACAAGGGGGCTTTTGGAATTGAGCCATGTGTCTATGTCTTCGGAAGGGATCCAATTGAAGTTGTTGAGAAGGTGAAGAAGCTGGAGAGTCACCTATGA
- the pyrB gene encoding aspartate carbamoyltransferase — protein MQGWKGRDVVSIRDFSKEDIEYVLNTAERLERELKEKGSLEYAKGKILATLFFEPSTRTRLSFESAMHRLGGSVIGFAEASTSSVKKGESLRDTIKTVEQYSDVIVIRHPKEGAARLAAEVAEIPVINAGDGSNQHPTQTLLDLYTIKREFGKIDGLKIALLGDLKYGRTVHSLSEALSHYDVELYLISPGLLRMPRHIVEELKEKGVKVYETSDLESVIGELDVLYVTRIQKERFPDEQEYLKVKGSYVIDLEILKKAKETLKIMHPLPRVDEIHPSVDSTKHAIYFRQVFSGIPVRMALLALTLGVIE, from the coding sequence ATGCAAGGATGGAAAGGTCGGGATGTCGTAAGCATTAGAGATTTTTCTAAGGAAGACATTGAATACGTGTTGAACACTGCAGAAAGGCTTGAGAGAGAACTCAAGGAAAAAGGTTCTCTTGAATATGCAAAGGGAAAAATTCTGGCAACGCTTTTCTTTGAGCCGTCAACAAGAACGAGATTGAGCTTTGAGAGTGCAATGCATCGATTGGGAGGCTCAGTTATTGGATTCGCGGAGGCATCAACAAGCAGTGTAAAAAAGGGAGAAAGCCTCAGAGACACAATCAAAACAGTTGAGCAGTACAGCGATGTTATTGTAATAAGGCATCCAAAGGAAGGAGCTGCAAGATTGGCGGCTGAAGTAGCAGAAATCCCAGTTATCAATGCCGGTGATGGAAGCAATCAGCACCCAACACAAACATTACTTGACCTCTACACAATAAAGCGTGAATTTGGGAAGATTGACGGGCTTAAAATTGCTCTTCTTGGTGATTTAAAGTATGGAAGAACTGTGCACAGCCTTAGTGAGGCTTTAAGTCATTATGATGTAGAGCTCTACTTAATATCCCCAGGTCTCCTCAGGATGCCAAGACACATAGTTGAAGAGCTAAAAGAGAAAGGGGTGAAGGTTTACGAAACAAGCGACTTAGAAAGCGTAATTGGAGAGCTTGATGTTCTTTATGTAACAAGAATCCAGAAGGAAAGATTTCCAGACGAGCAGGAATATCTGAAAGTTAAAGGGAGCTACGTCATTGATTTAGAGATTCTAAAGAAAGCCAAGGAAACGCTGAAGATCATGCATCCACTTCCAAGGGTTGATGAAATACATCCAAGCGTCGACTCAACAAAGCATGCCATCTACTTTAGACAGGTCTTCTCTGGGATTCCAGTGAGAATGGCTCTCTTAGCTCTTACCCTGGGGGTGATTGAATGA
- the pyrI gene encoding aspartate carbamoyltransferase regulatory subunit, translating into MSELKVSAIKEGTVIDHIPAGKGLKVIEILNLDALNGGTVLLAMNVHSKKLGRKDIVKVEGKYLSEEEVNKIALIAPTATVNIIRDYRVAEKFNVEVPEKISGILRCANPNCISNHEYVVPKFYVISKEPLKVRCHYCERTMEEEEILANL; encoded by the coding sequence ATGAGCGAGCTTAAGGTTTCTGCAATTAAAGAAGGAACCGTAATCGACCACATTCCAGCAGGAAAAGGGCTCAAAGTTATTGAGATCCTCAATTTAGATGCATTAAACGGTGGAACAGTGCTTTTAGCTATGAACGTCCACAGCAAAAAGCTTGGGAGAAAAGATATTGTAAAAGTTGAGGGGAAGTACCTCAGCGAAGAAGAGGTTAACAAAATAGCACTAATTGCTCCAACCGCCACTGTAAACATCATAAGAGATTATAGAGTTGCAGAGAAGTTTAACGTCGAAGTTCCAGAAAAGATAAGCGGGATTCTGAGATGTGCAAACCCGAACTGCATAAGCAACCATGAATATGTGGTTCCAAAGTTCTACGTTATATCAAAAGAGCCGCTAAAGGTTCGCTGTCACTACTGCGAGAGGACTATGGAAGAGGAGGAGATATTGGCAAATCTCTAA